The Ziziphus jujuba cultivar Dongzao chromosome 1, ASM3175591v1 genome segment CAGGAGGTGTAGCATGCATAATCAATTGACAGCTGTACCAGAAACTGGTGGCATCGATTGATagaagggaaagggaaagaagAGAGTGATGGATGGATGAGACTGGTTCAAAAATCTAAACCTCTTATTTTTATCATgcaggaaagaaaagaaaaaaaaaaaaaatatatatatatatatatatatatatataaaagagaaagtGGAAGTTATCATAATTCAAACAGCGAGGTAGAggaagacagagagagagagagagagagagagagagagagagagatagtgaTCGTCTGTCTTAAGACCGTTGCAGCCGTTTTGTACAGGTATAATATATGACCGGCATGGATGCTTCCTACCTTTCCATATCAAGTCAATCATGGTTGTCGCCTATGTGCAAATTGCtaaattggatttttatttctatttttttgggaCACGCACTATTTTGTGGCCTGGATAATAATTCTttcattatgatttttttttatttacttttttccttttgaggATTTTTCACAATCTATACAGAATGAAATTATCAAAGACAATTAAAATGAGAATAATAAGGATGGGTAATTTGGTGTAATTGGTTTGATAATTTGTGTTATGATAAAGGAGTGATATTATATTAGTTTCCTTGGGACATGCATTCATATATCTTTGTTCATAAATTTTCGATTTTgaatgtttaataaaaatgcataCTTTCCCCcccataatatattaaaaaaaagcacAAATTGGATGCGCATGTAATCATATCCATATGTATTAGATATTGATCATCttctttcaaagaaaaaaaaaaatattatttattattattggtaattatcattttatatgatcaattttaattaaaatataggttattatttttctattaaaattttaaaataaattttttaatagtaattatttaaattactaatttttatatagattttatttatgattatttaacAGTAACGatgaataacatttttttaaaatatatcatcATCAAATTGGACAACTCAGGCTTGTATCCATCAAATCGTGATGCCTACCAATTTATGGCTCAACCAGCTTGGAGAGAATTTATAAGCTATTGAAGTCTCCCTTTAAATCCTGCTTAAGAAATGTGAAAATTAATGAATATCTCAAAttctttggaaaaataaaacttttttatatttgaataatttttaagagggaaaaattatttatatcattatatgattaaaaaaaatacattaatgtAGATATGTCCAGTATAATAGGTTATATCTAATGAGAATTTAAATACAAATCTAACAGGAGGCTAGGCCATTAGCGAGCTTCAATCACAGTACATGTCACTTCATTAATAGAATTAGCACTGGTTGATGGGTCTCCGCTAGTGCCGCTTCTCTTTATTACAAATGCAGGTGGCTTTGGGTAAGGAAGAGCTGCATCATTACCCAACATGAATATAACTGTTGACATGGATGGTCTATCCGATGCATGCTCTTGCACGCATAGCAGCCCTATTTGTATGCATCTTGATGCTTCTTTAGTAAATGATTCATCCAAAGATGAGTCAAGTATTTCCACGCATTTTCCATCTCGCCACAAGTTCCAAACCTACAAACAATTTTACATATAAGATATCTACTATGTTCATCCAAAACtaatatggttttaataaattttgtatataGTATGATTTAAAATTCTTACATGTCCAACCAAATTGGAGTCGGTCTCCTCATGAAAGTAACCAGAATTCTTTTTTCCGGTAATAATCTCAAGCATCAAAACTCCAAAACTGTATACGTctgattttattgaaaataatccTTCCATTGCATATTCTGGAGACATGTAACCACTGTATAACAAGATAGATAACATAAAAGTTATTAAGAATTGTCACATTTGGATATTGGACAAATTATAATGGgtacaaattaatatatgatCACTATCACGTTTAATTGTTCTATCAGCAACAGATAAGTTTAATTGTTTAatagatacatacatatacatatatatatatatatatatatatatatatatagacatatatataaatatatcaactatacaatattaaattgaaatattttatcacacccattgaatttttttggatGTTTTAATTGCACaaagcctatatatatatacacgaaaaTTTTTATAGTGCGGAAGATCCGTATGCAGATATGAAGTATTGATAAGTTTTTTAAGAAAACGTGGTGTTTAATCTAACTGTTTTAGATGATTAAGTTTACTATTTTCAATTTAGAAAGTTGATACATATTCTCACctaagtcatatatatatatatatatattatatgtataagtGTAGTTGGTAGAATGACAACTTCATAACTTATTggattaattgtattttgatatCTTTTACTTGAAGGGTTTACAATTTAGGccttcaattttcaaaatataaatttagaccCTCAGTTTTTAAACTAGTtgcaattttgtataatttgcaATTTTGACCAAACAAATAGgcaacagtttttttttttttggttgatttctTTTCTCACAGATTTTGCTGTAAGTTCTGGACAGACCTATTATCAAGTTATTTGGCTAAAATTAGAAATTGGACTaatttgcaataaattaaaaaaaatttaaagaactaAATTGCTACTTTTGAATGTAAAAAGCATGCATAAATTGCAAGATAACAAAGTGCAACTAATGCTAACTCGTTACTTTAGCTTAGAAATGTTGTAAGTGCAATTTATTTGGCTAAAATTAGAAATTGGactaatttgtaataaatttaaaagaatttaaagaaCTAAATTGCtacttttgaatttaaaaagcaTGCATAAATTGCAAGATAACAAAGTGCAACTAATGCTAACTCGTTACTTTAGCTTAGAAATGTTGTAAATGTTAAGAAGTACTACAAGACCAAGCTAAGGGacaattttaatatgtttaaatagttttttaggCTCATGCTCTTTTTGAGATGTAAGGAATGCATGCGGTGACTAAATGCGTGAATACACATAAAAATACCTTCTTTCTTAAAGAGGTTAAGGTGACTAAGTGGGATGAAACATAAATATACTTTCTTTCTATTAAAGAGATTAACTTACTATGTTCCCACCACGCGATTTGTATTTGCTTCAATTTGGTCCGTTCCAAATATTCTAGCCATGCCAAAATCTGCTATTTTGGGGTTCATAGCTTCATCTAGTAGAATATTGCTGGCCTTTAGATCTCTATGTATGATTCTTAATCTTGAATCTTGATGAAGATATAAGATCCCTCGAGCAATCCCACAAATTATATCAAAGCGTTTCCTCCAATCTAATATTTTCCTATTTGTTTCATCTGAGGccaaaatttgtaaattaagaTTAAATGAGCACTCATGCTAAATTTGATATATGTTTCAATTCATTTCAAATGCGCACAAACCAAATTTTAAGAGAAACAAAATGTGAAAGAAGACGTACTAAAAATGAAGAAGTCcaagcttttatttggcaaGTACTCATAGATTAACATCTTCTCGTCTTCATGAACGCAGAAACCTAAAATCCTCACAAGGTTCCTGTGTTGGAGTTTTGCAATAAGCATAACTTCATTCTTGAACTCTTCACTGCCTTGCCCAGAATACTTCGATAGTCTTTTCACTGCTATTTCCTTTCCATTATGGAGTACCCCCTGAATtcataaataatccaaatatgttttaattacgAGGCTCAAAATCACATGTTTTTGCACGCTGGGCTTGCCAAGTCCACTGTTCTCTAAAGTCTTAAACGTACAGAGTTGTATACAAAAGTTTGTCAATGCAATGAGACAAAAAAAATACCTTCATAGAATTATTGTCTTGCCCCCTCCATCTGGTAAagtttatgtttttggttttctgtttCAGTTTTTTCTTAAAGTTATACTTAAATTGTGTATAATTGGTTTATCCTTTAGATGATAGTTCGATTTTTAACATAGCTAAAaggttaaaggaaaaaaaagcacAGAATgactaaattgaaaattatttctaaaatgAAGCTCATTTTGACATTATAAATCAGTATGATGGTCGTTTATATCATTCATATATGCTTAATCtctcaaataaatgaaaagcggaaaaccaaaaatataaacattacAAATTGAGCCCTTATAAATTTTAGGGTCGATTACCTTATAAACGGAGCCAAAACCACCTTCTCCAAGCTTGTTAGCATCAGAAAATTTGCCTGTTGCTGCCGCTATGGTACTTATGCCGAAGAATGGTAAATCTGAATTTCTTGTACTTTCATCAAGCTCCTTTCTCGCTGGAGAGTCTTCAAAATAGGTTGAATTCAAGGAAGCACTATATGGAAATGCGTTCTGCCTTTCTTTCACTACCATCAAacacaaaagaaattaaataatgcTTTGGCCCTCAGCAATTGAAGATTCTTAGATTTCCTTTTTGcttgtaaattaaaaattataaatgaaaagttcaaaatttaCGTTTGAGATACGTTTCAGCAATGGTGTTTGAATTAATTTGGTCAAAAAGTTTtaccttttcttttcctctttgcCTTCAGATAAGCTAGGAGAACCAGAAAAAAGCATAGTACCATAGCTGACCCTACCGAAATTGCCACTTTCCAACCCTTGCTGATAGAATTATTTGACCCTTTTGCATATTCAGCTAGATAAATATGgcataacaaattaaataactGTTAGAAATTATTCATCCATGTTACCATGTAAATGAGAATTATTCTCTGCGCAAATTGAAGATGgtagaagtttttattttcatcatGTCACGATAAAAACTAATATACATGCAACTCTACATAATGGTCGATCATTACAAATACTTCGTTTCTATCCTGTTTTCTAAGAATTACTTCACCCTTATCCTTTCATTTAGCCGTTTAACCAACAAAAGTAAAAGTCCTTGTTTGTTTtccaagaaaattttttaaaacaagaaCTAGATATTTACACAACAACCACTGAACTTGACATTAACTGCATTAATTTTCcaatacccaaaaaaatctACATTTCGTTGTAATGATTTGACGTAACAAGAAGATTATACGAGTAGCTGGGAGCAGAtacttttatattaattatgtggGTCTACTTGGCTCCATTTTCATGGCTTAGTTGGTGGGAAATTTATTAACATGTGCGGACCAAATTTGTCTCAACAAAAAAACTTAACAAATTCTCTCCACTTACTCTTAACATGTTGGACAGGTgacttgaaaaaacaaaaggttgGAGTTACAACTTTTTTCCATGATTAAACCAGTCTTAGCAACAAAAATGAATTGATAAGGAAATACTAGTActtatttcagaaaaaaaaaaaaagaagaaggaaatacTAGTACTAATactcaatataataataataataataataataataataatttgggtGTTGTAATTTGTAAAGATTTGGAATAAAATACCTAGCGTAGTAGCATCCACACGTACGTAAAGATCTTGCCCCACAGTGGGATACATCCTAGTGTCCACCAAATTCCCGTGCCATGTCAAGCACCCAATCCCTCCCTGTCTGTCATCTGCACTCATGTAACCCGTACAATTACAATCCCCCAAGCAAACCTCTTCGCACGCTTTCAAACCCAAACTCATATTCACACGTGCCTTTGAAGTGTCGGGAGCCTTCACACGTGTCAATCTCACGAACCCTTCTCCACTCCTGCACGTGCGAACCCCTTGTTTCCTCACGCACCCACTCGACGCGTCTCTGAGGAACCAATCCCGTGGCGACTTGGGTTCGAAGCCTGGTAAGCACGAGCACTCGAATTTATCCGTAATACTGGGGTCGCAATTACCGTTCGCCCCACACTTGCCGTACTCGTCGCACCACTCCGTTGGGGCAGACCAGAACTTGTTCCATCCTTGGGTTTGAACTTGCCACGTGGATCTCTCAACGAGTCCTGATTCTTCCACTGCCATTTTCGAAAATATAGAATCGTTGAGAATACCATACGTGATCGAAATCTCGTCCTGATTATTTACGTAACTGACATTGAAGATAAAATTGGGTGTCATCTCCGGTACACCGCTCCATCTATGACCCGTCCAAGGTCCACCACGCCACCAGGGAACCCGACCCTTATACAAGAAGAGCTGTGGATATCCATTCGGATCGATCCTGTAGGAGCAGTTTCCTGTACCCGGATCATCCGTGGACTTCCAAGAAGTCAGGAACCGGTCCAATCCGGATTTGCGGTCCAGCCCAAGTTTCATGAAAGGAAGCATGGTGTCCGTTGGGTAATCGAAGCTTTGCCATACGACATCGTTCTGCTGCGAAGTGGTGTTGTGAAAGAGAACAAGATTTCCGACATCTAAAAGCTTGGCTACGGAGTTGTTGTTGTTTGGCGAAGAGCGTGCTGAAATATTCGCGACCCAAATAGGATGTTCTGGGCTTTGATGGCCATAGATGATGAGTTTTCCACGGCCATTGATGGCCAATACTCCAGAGGAATCATTGATGGGATTGTCTCTGTTTGCGACCCAAACAACGGTTTGCTGAGTAACGTTCTTATACCAAATTCCAACATAGCGTTTGTGGGAATTTGGAGGGCTGAAGAACCCGAGAGCGAAGGCTTTTCGAGCACAGACTAGGACCTCGCCATCTCTGAGAGGGTGGGTCGAAGTAATTGTGTCAAGGCCGGAAATAGTAAAGGGTAGGAAAAGGAAGATGATGAGTAGTAGTTTACTGAAAGGAGAAGGAAGATCCATCTGTTTATTCAATTTCAGTATGGATACGAATCACTTGGGTGGGTGTAGCATAGCCATGGTATGGGCTAGTTGACCGGTAAATTGTATTATATAGTATtaggtatatataaatatgtattggtAATGATATAGTTTACGTGTATCGTTGGTAGTATTAGGTAGTTTTAATTAAAGGTCGTGAGGTCCACCTGAACCTTTCAGCGAAAATTACGCAAGAGGTCCACCTGAACCGGAAAAATCTGGTAGTTGCGCAATTGAAAAAGACATGAAACTAGGCAGAAGGCAACTCTTTAATTGGCTTTTAATATCCATGGCTCAATTATCTTGCCGATTAATTTAACGCaggttgaaaaatgaaaaaagacgATTATTGCTCAGTGAAAAAGCTTCTAAAGTTGACATGTGAATATGTACGTCAACAATGACATGTGAATTTATACGTCGACAATTCATAATATGTATGGCGCTCAATATACACTGAAAAAAAAGCTGGCGTTTAGTTAACACAGCTAATTTGTCAATGGTCCAACAGAAAATcttcattacccaaaaaaaaaaaaaaaaaaaaaaaaaagaaaaagtaaaaaaaagacGGCCTTCAATAAAACTCACATTGTCGACAAATCAAAGATTACCATAAATATCAACAGCTGGCTCTGAAGAGATGGCTCAAAGTCGGCATAGTCACGGTCGATTAGCTCAATGAGCTGGTGGATGAGGGAAGAGAGATGGCTCTGGAGATTGGATCGAAGAGTGTCCTCTGGAACCAGAGCGGGTGGGCAATCTAGCGGGTCAAAGAAGAGGTCTATGGTTTATCCATTGGTGGTCGGGTGCATTTGCAGTGGCGGTCATCTTCTTGGAGTTGAAATCTTGGACTCCATTGGAATAGGAAGCGAAGGTCGGAGATGGAGAGAGGGAGAGGGACAGGAACAGCAAGAGGGTgagattgaaattttttttttagatgtgCAGCAGTTGGGTAAATTAGCAAAACGGCTCCGTttgaaaagaaattgttttaacTAACAATGTTAAGATTAATCTGTGACATAGATACCTTTGttacaattttataaaagaGTAATCTAGGTGGCCAAAATCCAATCGAACCTGTTTAATCCGtccaattcaatttatttttaacggtttggattgaatttttacatcaattggattggattagattaaaaatattataaattgtatggattggattggttataaattagaaatataaatcaaatccaaataatatattatataattaaaaaattatatattttttatttttttcatttttatatattaattttaaaatatttttttcatttttatatattaatttttaaatttttttttccatttttatatattgatttttaatatatatatatatatataatttttttttttttacatctccATATCCCAAATttcaaatcaaattataaattgtaaccctaaactaaacatttacctttatTGCCGCacaccaccagtccatcaccatcaccataatatatatatatatatttttacatccccatcatatatatatatatatatatatataaatctacatatattgtatccaattgttacttatatatatatatataaatgtttaaatataatttattactaattttattgttttgatctttgtagagcttatagaatcaactaaaattagtgaacctgtcaacgttgattgacttatgatttaccaaaattttaagattaaaaaaaaaaaaggaattatgcattgattcttgagtgaacaaattttgacgaatgtattattttatattatttgttctaacaattttaatttgattttataagagtgagatgataatattaatgtttactatttaataagtgcatgatgtgtatcatttgctacattttcttctttattttccattgtagactatgttgtataattctaattgtaatttatatttggataattataatttattatttatattttatatttgaaaatttttttatttgtattatatatttataaattaataagtttcaaaccgatcaaccaatccaaaccaaaccgatcataaatgatttggtttggtttggatttaatgcttcaatggtttggtttaaattgtaaattagaaaaaccgatataTATGGATTGaattgtatttcggtccaaaaccgaaccaatccaatccatgctCACCCCTAGAGTAATCTATGATACAATACCACTGTCATAATAGCATACAAATTATTATATGACATTAgtgttttctttatgttttctttatttatttttcctagtagTGTCAAGAGTAATATATGACAATATGATATGGTAATATAACAACAATATACAGTTTCAATAAACTAGTTACAATTGTAAAACTATCATTGTTGACatacaaaaaattcaaaaaatgtttTGCTGCCAAATTTTAAAAGCTATTAATTGCAAAAATATGAGACAAAATAAGAGCTTATCACTAATTAAATGAGCCATTCACTAAACGTGCCAaagataattttgttaaaaagcaCCTATATAGTGACAAACCAAAATTTGTGCTAGTATTTTTGTCGCTGTGCCcatgttttttttaatgaatattcaTCTACTTACATAGCCAATCTACAAAgttttaaaccaatattttgataaaattttcaattttagataTATACTGATTATTAGAGTTCAATGGATTTATTCATTAAGGCATCTCCAATAGCATGTCATTGCTAAAAAATGGCATAAATTGCCTTTTTTACTTATCGCTAATTAAATGTGCCAAAGATAATTTTGTTACAAAGCACATATCGAatgataaatgaaaatttgtcgCTAATATTTTTGTAgctatgactttttttttttttttctttagtgaATATTCATCCCCTTACATAGCCAATCTACAAAATTCGAAaccaatattttgataaaattttcaattttagataTATGCTGATCATTAAATTTCAATGGATTTATCAATTAAAGCATCTCGAAAGGCATGCCATTGCTAAAAATTGACATAAATGACCTATTTTGCTATTTCAATAGGGAATGAcaaattttaccaaaaacatTTTTGGTGCCAAATTATATTTGATGTCATTGGCGAAATTTGCTAGTGGGTTCACGGTCCAAAAGTTGGTGAGcatcatatatttattaaatcgaatttatttttttaagtagctaaaagaatatttaaatgTGGATTCCATATTTTTCACCTTTTATGCACACTTTCTCTTTAATATAGGTctcataatttgattaaaatgaattttaagatTTGGCAATGCTATTTTTTGGCATTTGCTATTAGATTAGTAATaacaaaatttgatattgatattactatatatgtgtcaatattaaattttggaaatgacataacaataacaaaataacatttattattagagATGCTCTTACGTATTTAGATTTAACTGTATAgtcaatatttttgttgatgCGGTGATTACTTTTACCATTGCCCAACCTCAacatctctatttttttttaaaaaaaatttaaatattaaggtTAGTTGTATTTTGGtactttataattttgaaatattgcaagttcaatcattaattttaaaactcactatattaaacttttattttttgatttgttgCAAATTGAGCCATGATTAATTACTATCGGAAAAATCAACTATACAtctctattttttaattaaatattaaggtTAATTGTATTTTGGTCTTTATAGTTTTGAAGTCTTGCAATTtcaatcattaattttaaaactcacTATATTGAGCTTTTAAACTTTTGATTTGTTTCAAATTGAGCCAtgattaatttttcactaacGGAAAATCAATTATATTCCCATATGAACTGCACAAggctattaaaaataaaagatccaAAGTGCAAAATcttaaaactatattaaaattctacactttttgttttataatttaaattatacaaTTGTAAAATGATTCCTATTTGATGCcccatttttaagtttatttcttaaaatataattttactttatttcttaaaatataattttacttacaaaaataaattgagaatcaactttttaattataattttaataatataaaattattttgtttaa includes the following:
- the LOC107421942 gene encoding G-type lectin S-receptor-like serine/threonine-protein kinase RKS1 → MDLPSPFSKLLLIIFLFLPFTISGLDTITSTHPLRDGEVLVCARKAFALGFFSPPNSHKRYVGIWYKNVTQQTVVWVANRDNPINDSSGVLAINGRGKLIIYGHQSPEHPIWVANISARSSPNNNNSVAKLLDVGNLVLFHNTTSQQNDVVWQSFDYPTDTMLPFMKLGLDRKSGLDRFLTSWKSTDDPGTGNCSYRIDPNGYPQLFLYKGRVPWWRGGPWTGHRWSGVPEMTPNFIFNVSYVNNQDEISITYGILNDSIFSKMAVEESGLVERSTWQVQTQGWNKFWSAPTEWCDEYGKCGANGNCDPSITDKFECSCLPGFEPKSPRDWFLRDASSGCVRKQGVRTCRSGEGFVRLTRVKAPDTSKARVNMSLGLKACEEVCLGDCNCTGYMSADDRQGGIGCLTWHGNLVDTRMYPTVGQDLYVRVDATTLAEYAKGSNNSISKGWKVAISVGSAMVLCFFLVLLAYLKAKRKRKVKERQNAFPYSASLNSTYFEDSPARKELDESTRNSDLPFFGISTIAAATGKFSDANKLGEGGFGSVYKGVLHNGKEIAVKRLSKYSGQGSEEFKNEVMLIAKLQHRNLVRILGFCVHEDEKMLIYEYLPNKSLDFFIFNETNRKILDWRKRFDIICGIARGILYLHQDSRLRIIHRDLKASNILLDEAMNPKIADFGMARIFGTDQIEANTNRVVGTYGYMSPEYAMEGLFSIKSDVYSFGVLMLEIITGKKNSGYFHEETDSNLVGHVWNLWRDGKCVEILDSSLDESFTKEASRCIQIGLLCVQEHASDRPSMSTVIFMLGNDAALPYPKPPAFVIKRSGTSGDPSTSANSINEVTCTVIEAR